A section of the Neisseria dumasiana genome encodes:
- a CDS encoding DUF4124 domain-containing protein gives MHITRFAPLVLISGMLFSGSLATAEVYTWKNKSGGNSYSDVPQNLKASQSGTVNIRTHTVIRPAAPKAAEGEGTLADKQKELSDAIAEENKKIEERNKKVEEENRLQKEGNCKIARMNRQFAETARIANREEFVKRYDADVAKFCN, from the coding sequence ATGCACATTACCCGTTTTGCCCCATTAGTTTTGATTTCCGGAATGCTGTTTTCCGGCAGCCTGGCTACTGCCGAAGTGTACACATGGAAAAACAAAAGCGGTGGAAACAGCTACTCGGATGTGCCGCAAAATCTGAAAGCTTCGCAATCCGGCACCGTAAATATCCGTACCCATACCGTTATCCGGCCGGCGGCACCGAAAGCAGCAGAAGGTGAAGGCACGCTTGCCGACAAACAAAAGGAATTGAGCGACGCGATTGCCGAAGAAAACAAAAAAATCGAAGAACGCAATAAAAAGGTTGAGGAAGAAAACCGCCTGCAAAAAGAAGGCAACTGTAAAATTGCACGCATGAACCGCCAGTTTGCCGAAACGGCGCGGATTGCCAACCGCGAAGAATTTGTGAAACGCTACGATGCCGATGTGGCGAAATTCTGTAATTAA
- the pmbA gene encoding metalloprotease PmbA, whose translation MFNHSKNELLDLCGQVLSLAREYGATAAEADLSESLGQSVSVRLGEIEQIEYQQDKSLDITVYVGQRKGRASTADFSPQALSDTVKAAVDIAKYTAEDDCAGLADAGLMAREIGDLDKYHEWDLSAEAAVVLAKQCEQAALNADNRISNSEGAAIQTGHYQYVYGNSHGFAAHQQGTRHSISCSVVASDSDGMQRDYWYDAACSHHDLEDAESIGRTAAYRTLRRLGGRSIATGSYPVLFDTSVAGGLIGHLVGALSGGALYRQSSFLINSLGKAVLPDFLSLREEPHIPRSFGSTYFDAEGVATRPRFVVENGVIQGYFLSSYSARKLGMHTTANAGGAHNLYLNHTHAAQSDLLKEMGTGLLVTELMGQGVNMLTGDYSRGAAGFWVENGVITHPVEEITIAGRLQDMYMNIVGVADDALKRSTNKIGSVLIQEMTVAGS comes from the coding sequence ATGTTCAACCACAGCAAAAACGAACTGCTCGACCTTTGCGGGCAGGTGCTTTCCCTCGCCCGCGAATACGGAGCCACAGCCGCCGAAGCCGACTTGAGCGAATCGCTCGGTCAAAGCGTAAGCGTGCGCTTGGGCGAAATCGAACAAATCGAATACCAACAGGATAAATCGCTCGACATCACCGTTTATGTCGGCCAACGCAAAGGCCGTGCCAGCACCGCCGACTTTTCCCCGCAAGCTCTGAGCGACACCGTGAAGGCGGCCGTCGATATTGCCAAATACACCGCCGAAGACGATTGCGCAGGCTTGGCCGATGCCGGTTTGATGGCGCGTGAAATCGGCGATTTAGACAAATACCACGAATGGGATTTATCTGCCGAAGCCGCCGTTGTGCTTGCCAAACAATGCGAACAGGCAGCATTGAATGCCGACAACCGCATCTCTAATTCCGAGGGTGCCGCCATACAAACCGGACACTACCAATACGTTTACGGCAATTCGCACGGCTTTGCCGCCCACCAACAAGGCACGCGCCACAGCATTTCGTGCAGCGTAGTCGCATCCGATTCAGACGGCATGCAGCGTGATTATTGGTACGATGCCGCCTGCTCGCACCACGATTTGGAAGATGCCGAAAGTATCGGCCGAACTGCCGCCTACCGCACTTTAAGGCGTTTGGGCGGGCGCAGCATCGCCACTGGCAGCTACCCCGTGCTGTTCGACACCAGCGTAGCCGGCGGCCTGATCGGCCATCTCGTCGGCGCATTGAGCGGCGGCGCGCTTTACCGGCAAAGCAGCTTTCTGATTAACAGCCTCGGCAAAGCGGTATTGCCCGATTTTCTCAGCCTTCGCGAAGAACCGCATATTCCCCGCTCGTTCGGCAGCACCTATTTCGATGCCGAAGGCGTTGCCACCCGCCCGCGCTTCGTGGTTGAAAACGGCGTTATCCAAGGTTATTTTTTAAGCAGTTACAGCGCGCGCAAGCTCGGCATGCACACCACAGCCAATGCCGGCGGCGCACACAATCTGTATCTGAACCACACCCATGCGGCACAATCCGACTTGCTCAAAGAAATGGGCACCGGCCTGCTGGTAACGGAATTGATGGGGCAAGGCGTGAATATGCTCACGGGCGATTATTCGCGCGGCGCAGCGGGCTTTTGGGTAGAAAACGGCGTGATTACCCATCCCGTAGAAGAAATTACCATTGCCGGGCGTTTGCAGGATATGTATATGAATATAGTGGGCGTGGCCGACGATGCGCTGAAACGTTCCACCAATAAAATCGGCTCGGTACTTATTCAGGAAATGACCGTGGCGGGAAGCTGA
- the yjgA gene encoding ribosome biogenesis factor YjgA, which translates to MSNNEQEWVSKTQMKKQMDSLQDLGMQLTKLSADTLKKIGLSEDLYEAVVTYKKITSNGALKRQAQYIGRLMRDTDPEPIERYLAKLRGDNAAHNAFLQRVEQARDRLIAGDDALTAFIADYPHADAGKLRTLIRNTRKEQELNKPPKNFRALFQEIKAVMDGNADAAEDADAEPFE; encoded by the coding sequence ATGAGCAACAACGAGCAAGAATGGGTCAGCAAAACCCAAATGAAAAAACAGATGGACAGCCTGCAAGACCTCGGTATGCAGCTGACCAAGCTTTCCGCCGATACGCTGAAAAAAATCGGCTTGTCGGAAGATTTATACGAAGCAGTGGTAACGTATAAAAAAATCACGTCCAACGGTGCGTTGAAACGGCAGGCGCAATACATCGGCCGCCTGATGCGCGATACCGATCCCGAACCGATTGAACGCTATCTGGCCAAACTGCGCGGCGACAATGCCGCCCATAACGCCTTTTTGCAGCGGGTGGAACAGGCGCGCGACCGCCTGATAGCGGGCGACGACGCACTCACGGCGTTTATTGCCGACTATCCGCATGCCGATGCCGGCAAGCTGCGCACGTTGATTCGCAATACGCGTAAAGAGCAGGAACTGAACAAGCCGCCGAAAAACTTCCGTGCGCTGTTTCAGGAAATCAAAGCGGTTATGGACGGCAACGCTGATGCGGCAGAAGATGCGGATGCAGAACCGTTTGAATAA
- a CDS encoding ABC transporter ATP-binding protein gives MNATPASTIQPYLQIQGLVKKFGDNYAVDHIDLDIEKHEIFALLGSSGSGKSTLLRMLAGMETPNQGKIILDGQDITRLAPYDRPINMMFQSYALFPHMTVEQNIAFGLKQDKMPKDEIAARVEEMLRLVQMTKFAKRKPHQLSGGQQQRVALARSLAKRPKILLLDEPLGALDKKLRQQTQLELVNTLEQVGVTCIMVTHDQEEAMTMATRVAIMSEGKLQQVGTPSDVYDFPNSRFTAEFIGETNIFDGTVLEDHADYAIIQLPELENKIRIDHGLGGRSEQDLWISIRPEDIDLYKEKPEHLGEYNWEKGVVKEIAYLGSFAIYHVQLANGRVIKSQVPAPYWHVRNIAPPTWEETVYVSWPENQPTPLFS, from the coding sequence ATGAACGCAACCCCTGCGTCTACCATCCAACCCTATCTGCAAATACAAGGTTTGGTAAAAAAGTTTGGTGACAATTATGCTGTCGACCACATCGACTTAGATATTGAAAAACACGAAATCTTCGCCCTTTTGGGCAGTTCGGGCAGCGGTAAATCCACGCTGTTGCGCATGTTGGCGGGCATGGAAACCCCCAATCAAGGCAAAATCATTCTCGACGGGCAAGACATTACCCGACTCGCTCCCTACGACCGCCCCATCAACATGATGTTCCAAAGCTATGCGCTGTTCCCGCACATGACGGTGGAGCAAAACATCGCTTTCGGCCTCAAACAAGACAAAATGCCCAAAGACGAAATCGCCGCCCGAGTGGAGGAAATGCTGCGTTTGGTGCAGATGACCAAATTCGCCAAACGCAAGCCGCACCAGCTTTCAGGCGGCCAGCAGCAGCGCGTGGCTTTGGCACGCAGCTTGGCCAAACGCCCGAAAATCCTTCTGCTTGACGAACCTTTGGGCGCGCTCGACAAAAAACTGCGCCAACAAACACAACTCGAATTGGTGAACACGCTGGAGCAGGTGGGCGTAACCTGCATCATGGTAACGCACGACCAAGAAGAAGCCATGACCATGGCTACCCGCGTAGCGATTATGTCTGAAGGCAAATTGCAGCAAGTCGGCACCCCCAGCGATGTATATGACTTCCCCAACAGCCGCTTTACCGCCGAATTTATCGGCGAAACCAATATTTTCGACGGCACTGTGCTGGAAGATCACGCCGATTACGCCATCATCCAGCTGCCCGAATTGGAAAACAAAATCCGTATCGATCACGGTTTGGGCGGCCGCTCCGAACAAGACTTATGGATCAGCATCCGACCCGAAGACATCGATTTATACAAAGAAAAACCGGAACACTTGGGCGAATACAACTGGGAAAAAGGCGTGGTGAAAGAAATTGCTTATTTGGGCAGCTTCGCCATTTATCACGTTCAGCTGGCCAACGGCCGCGTGATTAAGAGCCAAGTTCCCGCACCTTACTGGCATGTGCGCAATATCGCACCGCCCACTTGGGAAGAAACCGTGTATGTAAGCTGGCCGGAAAACCAGCCTACGCCGTTGTTCAGCTAA
- a CDS encoding ABC transporter permease subunit, with amino-acid sequence MKLKTLKRKLLRRPGQRAVIAVPYLWLLVLFLIPFAIVLKISFAEQELAIPPYSPLITTDPDFGRLNIALNYQNYADIFQNFWSSLGQMLNPFSDGNGSNIYLLTYWLSIKTALTTTLICLLLGYPIAYAISRANPAYRNGLLLAIMLPFWTSFLLRVYAWMGLLGHNGIINNFLLKHNIISEPLNLFYNAFSLNLVMVYAYLPFMILPLYTQLVKLDGRLLEAASDLGAGPVKSFFSITLPLSKTGIVAGSMLVFVPAVGEYVIPELVGGSENLMIGKVLWQAFFDQNNWPLASAVAVVMVILLVIPIVLFHRYENREIEEGAK; translated from the coding sequence ATGAAATTGAAAACCCTGAAACGCAAGCTGTTGCGCCGCCCCGGGCAGCGTGCAGTTATTGCCGTGCCTTATCTTTGGCTGCTGGTGCTGTTTCTGATTCCGTTTGCGATTGTGTTGAAAATCAGTTTTGCCGAACAAGAGCTGGCGATTCCGCCTTATTCGCCGCTGATTACCACCGACCCCGATTTCGGCCGTCTGAATATCGCGTTGAATTATCAAAACTATGCCGATATTTTCCAAAACTTTTGGAGCAGTTTAGGGCAGATGCTGAACCCGTTTTCAGACGGCAACGGCAGCAATATCTATCTGCTGACTTATTGGCTGTCGATTAAAACGGCGCTTACCACCACCTTAATCTGCCTGCTGCTGGGCTATCCGATTGCCTACGCCATTTCGCGCGCCAATCCTGCTTACCGCAACGGTTTGCTGCTGGCGATTATGCTGCCTTTCTGGACATCGTTTCTGCTGCGCGTATATGCGTGGATGGGCTTGCTCGGGCACAACGGCATCATCAACAACTTCCTGTTGAAACACAATATTATCAGTGAGCCGTTGAATCTGTTTTACAACGCGTTTTCGCTGAATTTGGTGATGGTTTACGCCTATCTGCCGTTTATGATTCTGCCGCTTTACACCCAGCTGGTGAAACTGGACGGCAGATTGCTGGAAGCGGCTTCCGATTTGGGTGCGGGGCCGGTGAAATCGTTTTTCTCGATTACCCTGCCTTTGTCGAAAACCGGCATCGTGGCCGGCTCCATGCTGGTGTTTGTGCCTGCGGTGGGCGAGTATGTGATTCCCGAATTGGTGGGCGGCTCCGAAAATCTGATGATCGGTAAAGTGTTGTGGCAGGCGTTCTTTGATCAGAACAACTGGCCGCTGGCTTCCGCCGTTGCCGTGGTAATGGTGATATTGCTGGTGATTCCGATTGTGTTGTTCCACCGCTACGAAAACCGTGAAATCGAAGAAGGAGCCAAATAA
- a CDS encoding ABC transporter permease subunit, producing the protein MSKYKLSWFLKLMLALGLAFLYIPLVILVIYSFNESKLVTVWGGFSTKWYSALAGNSTILEAAWLSLRIAAVSSLAAVVLGTLAGYALARIKRFRGSTLFAGMVSAPMVMPDVITGLSMLLLIIQVQMFLQSSELLSWLYFDRGFFTIFLGHTTLCMAYITVIIRSRLVELDQSLEEAAMDLGARPLKIFFVITLPLIAPAIASGFLLGITLSLDDLVITSFLSGPGSSTLPQVIFSKIKLGLDPQMNVLATIMIAIVGTLVIGINYYMMRQTTKREREAAEAYRQEKLALENANK; encoded by the coding sequence ATGTCTAAATACAAATTGTCTTGGTTTCTCAAGCTGATGTTGGCGTTGGGGCTGGCGTTCCTTTATATACCGCTCGTTATCTTGGTGATTTATTCGTTCAACGAATCCAAGCTGGTTACGGTTTGGGGCGGTTTCTCGACCAAATGGTACAGCGCGTTGGCAGGCAACAGCACGATTTTGGAAGCGGCATGGCTGTCGCTGCGTATTGCCGCCGTATCGTCGCTTGCGGCGGTAGTGCTCGGCACTTTGGCAGGCTACGCGCTGGCGCGTATCAAGCGTTTCCGCGGCAGCACGCTGTTTGCCGGTATGGTGTCCGCGCCGATGGTGATGCCCGATGTGATTACCGGTTTGTCGATGCTGTTGCTGATTATTCAGGTGCAAATGTTCCTGCAAAGCAGCGAATTGTTGAGCTGGCTGTATTTCGACCGCGGCTTCTTCACTATTTTCTTGGGTCACACCACATTGTGTATGGCTTATATCACCGTGATTATCCGCTCGCGCTTGGTTGAGTTGGATCAGTCGCTGGAAGAAGCCGCCATGGATTTGGGTGCGCGCCCGCTGAAAATCTTTTTCGTGATTACCCTGCCGCTGATTGCGCCTGCGATTGCTTCGGGCTTTTTGCTGGGCATCACGCTGTCGCTGGATGATTTGGTGATTACCTCGTTCTTGTCCGGCCCCGGTTCTTCAACCTTGCCGCAAGTGATTTTCTCGAAAATCAAACTCGGTTTGGATCCGCAGATGAACGTGTTGGCAACCATTATGATTGCTATCGTCGGCACGCTGGTTATCGGCATCAATTATTACATGATGCGGCAAACCACCAAACGCGAACGAGAAGCCGCCGAAGCGTATCGTCAGGAAAAACTGGCTTTGGAAAATGCCAACAAATAA
- a CDS encoding NAD(P)H-dependent flavin oxidoreductase — protein MSRISDLLSLIHTRLPVVQAPMAGVQSSKLTIAACQAGALGSLPAAMLPSEKLCAEIETIRRHTDQPFNVNFFAHRQPEADTAQQAKWLDALAPFYREFGLTEQDVLQGGGRQPFGEEQAEIVMQYRPPVVSFHFGLPEPALLDKVKSSGAVVMSSATTVEEARWLEAHGADIIIAQGLEAGGHRGMFLSRDLNRQQGLFSLLPQICAAVNVPVIAAGGISNAATARAARALGAAGVQIGTALMLAEEADTSALHRKALQSERAADTVLTNLFSGGFARGIVNRFIREAGPISDAAPPFPLAQSASAPLKAAAEAQGSDEFTSLWAGQNAPLACEGGAVDIIRRIAEGFGGEASFNGGRVGISIQTA, from the coding sequence ATGAGCCGCATTTCCGACCTTCTCAGCCTTATTCATACTCGCCTGCCGGTTGTCCAAGCGCCGATGGCGGGAGTTCAAAGCAGCAAGCTGACGATTGCCGCCTGCCAGGCGGGTGCTTTGGGTTCGCTGCCTGCTGCTATGTTGCCGTCTGAAAAACTGTGCGCCGAAATCGAAACCATACGCCGACATACCGATCAGCCGTTCAACGTCAACTTTTTTGCCCACCGTCAGCCCGAAGCAGACACGGCGCAACAGGCAAAGTGGCTGGATGCACTCGCGCCGTTTTATCGTGAATTCGGTTTAACGGAACAAGATGTGCTGCAAGGCGGAGGCAGGCAGCCGTTTGGCGAAGAGCAGGCGGAAATTGTGATGCAATACCGCCCGCCTGTGGTCAGCTTCCATTTCGGCCTGCCGGAGCCAGCTTTGTTAGACAAAGTAAAAAGCAGCGGCGCTGTGGTGATGTCAAGTGCCACCACCGTGGAAGAAGCCCGTTGGCTGGAGGCGCACGGGGCAGACATCATCATTGCGCAAGGTCTGGAAGCAGGCGGGCATCGGGGCATGTTTCTCAGCCGCGATTTGAACCGCCAGCAAGGTTTATTCAGCCTGCTGCCGCAAATCTGTGCTGCCGTGAATGTGCCGGTGATAGCTGCCGGCGGCATCAGCAACGCCGCTACCGCACGGGCAGCGCGTGCTTTGGGTGCAGCCGGTGTTCAAATCGGTACGGCTTTGATGTTGGCGGAAGAGGCCGACACCTCGGCACTCCACCGCAAAGCCCTGCAAAGCGAACGGGCGGCCGATACCGTGTTAACCAATCTCTTTAGCGGCGGCTTTGCCCGCGGTATCGTGAACCGCTTTATCCGCGAAGCAGGCCCTATCAGCGATGCCGCACCGCCTTTCCCGCTCGCCCAATCCGCTTCTGCACCGTTAAAAGCGGCGGCAGAAGCGCAAGGCTCGGATGAGTTTACGTCTTTATGGGCAGGGCAGAATGCACCGCTGGCTTGCGAAGGCGGCGCGGTGGATATTATCCGGCGGATAGCCGAAGGTTTCGGCGGAGAGGCAAGTTTTAATGGGGGAAGGGTAGGCATCAGCATTCAGACGGCCTGA
- the hisD gene encoding histidinol dehydrogenase, giving the protein MKHLSTQSPNFQAELKALLAFETAQDPKIDQIVADICADVQKRGDAALIEYTNRFDGMNAQTMADLTLSQADLQAAFERIAPEVQTALKTAASRVESYHQHQKMASWSYTDEDGTLLGQQITPLDRVGIYVPGGKAAYPSSVIMNAMPAHVAGVPEIIMVVPTPKGERNDIVLAAAFVAGVTKVFTVGGAQAVAALAYGTETVPQVDKITGPGNAFVAAAKRRVFGVVGIDMVAGPSEILVIADGTTPADWVAMDLFSQAEHDEIAQAILIATSQQYLDDVQAAMNRLIEDMPRRAIIEASLNNRGAMILAKDLDDACETANYIAPEHLELSVENPQEWAPKIRHAGAIFMGKYTSESLGDYCAGPNHVLPTSRTARFSSPLGTYDFQKRSSLIQVSEQGAQKLGRIADVLAQGEMLTAHAKAAEFRLKKL; this is encoded by the coding sequence ATGAAACATCTTTCCACCCAATCCCCCAATTTCCAAGCCGAGCTGAAAGCGTTGCTGGCTTTTGAAACCGCGCAAGACCCGAAAATCGATCAAATTGTTGCCGACATCTGTGCCGACGTACAAAAGCGCGGCGATGCGGCGCTAATCGAATACACCAACCGTTTCGACGGCATGAATGCACAAACTATGGCCGATTTAACGTTGAGCCAAGCCGATTTGCAGGCTGCTTTCGAACGCATTGCCCCTGAAGTTCAGACGGCCTTGAAAACCGCCGCCTCCCGTGTGGAAAGCTACCACCAACACCAAAAAATGGCATCGTGGAGCTATACCGACGAAGACGGCACGCTGCTCGGCCAACAGATTACCCCGCTCGACCGTGTGGGCATTTATGTGCCCGGCGGCAAGGCGGCTTATCCCAGCTCGGTGATTATGAATGCCATGCCCGCGCATGTGGCGGGCGTGCCCGAAATCATCATGGTGGTGCCCACGCCCAAAGGCGAGCGCAACGATATTGTGTTGGCGGCGGCATTTGTGGCCGGCGTAACCAAAGTGTTCACCGTCGGCGGTGCGCAGGCGGTGGCGGCTTTGGCTTACGGCACCGAAACCGTGCCGCAGGTCGATAAAATCACCGGCCCCGGCAATGCGTTTGTGGCCGCCGCCAAACGCCGCGTGTTCGGCGTGGTAGGCATCGATATGGTGGCCGGGCCGTCTGAAATTCTGGTAATTGCCGACGGCACCACGCCCGCCGATTGGGTGGCGATGGATTTGTTCAGCCAAGCCGAACACGACGAAATCGCCCAAGCGATTCTGATTGCCACTTCGCAGCAATATTTAGACGACGTTCAAGCGGCCATGAACAGGTTGATCGAAGACATGCCCCGCCGTGCCATTATCGAGGCTTCTTTAAACAACCGCGGCGCGATGATTCTGGCCAAAGACCTCGATGACGCTTGCGAAACCGCTAACTATATTGCGCCGGAACATCTGGAATTATCGGTAGAAAACCCGCAGGAATGGGCGCCAAAAATCCGCCACGCCGGAGCGATTTTCATGGGCAAATACACCAGCGAGAGCTTGGGCGACTATTGCGCCGGCCCCAACCATGTGCTGCCCACCAGCCGCACGGCGCGTTTCTCTTCGCCGCTGGGCACTTACGATTTCCAAAAACGCAGCAGCCTGATTCAGGTTTCCGAACAAGGCGCGCAAAAGCTCGGCCGGATTGCCGACGTGTTGGCACAAGGCGAAATGCTTACCGCCCATGCCAAAGCGGCGGAATTCCGTTTGAAAAAGCTTTGA
- a CDS encoding NYN domain-containing protein — MNITSDKKLAVLIDADNAPADIIDRLLAEIAKYGIASVKRIYGDWSHGLSKWKAALLPHAIIPVQQFAYTKGKNATDMALVIDAMDLLYSGNFDGFCIVSSDSDFTRLASRLRESGLTVYGFGEKKTPEAFRKACDKFIYTEIFRPEKRTPEKNKNSGKTKTQNEPAENTGQQADLSKLLTRAVKENADDLGWANLGPIGSYINKTNPDFDPRLYGFGKLSDLIKSLDLFEYRTDNNQIQVRRYPNPAEKNNRPSENKDSKEKQVAEAAVPQAPAAETDSGKPANKRGKKRQQQERKQPEAETAAIVPPAPTAEAAETAKPEQQEAPKPKNGKAKFTKLIPLVQQAVDNTADPQGWARLSDVLKQLAPTVNPHDYGFDTDRALIHAVYSDWLEIKKAGRGERVRVNKRFVSKD; from the coding sequence ATGAACATCACCTCAGATAAAAAACTGGCCGTCTTAATCGATGCCGACAACGCCCCCGCCGACATCATCGACCGCCTGCTGGCCGAAATCGCCAAATACGGCATTGCCAGCGTCAAACGGATTTACGGCGACTGGAGCCACGGCCTTTCCAAATGGAAAGCCGCTCTGCTGCCGCATGCCATTATCCCCGTGCAGCAATTCGCCTACACCAAAGGCAAAAACGCCACCGACATGGCCTTGGTGATCGACGCGATGGACTTGCTTTACAGCGGCAACTTCGACGGCTTCTGCATCGTATCCAGCGACAGCGACTTCACCCGCCTCGCCAGCCGTCTGCGCGAAAGCGGCCTTACCGTTTACGGCTTCGGCGAAAAGAAAACCCCCGAAGCCTTCCGCAAAGCCTGCGACAAATTCATCTACACCGAAATCTTCCGCCCCGAAAAACGCACGCCGGAAAAAAACAAAAACAGCGGCAAAACCAAAACGCAGAACGAACCTGCCGAGAATACCGGCCAGCAAGCCGACCTTTCCAAACTGCTCACCCGCGCTGTCAAAGAAAATGCCGACGACCTCGGCTGGGCCAACCTCGGCCCCATCGGCAGCTACATCAACAAAACCAACCCCGATTTCGACCCGCGCCTCTACGGTTTCGGCAAACTTTCCGACCTGATCAAATCGCTTGATTTGTTTGAATACCGCACCGACAACAATCAAATCCAAGTGCGCAGATATCCGAATCCGGCCGAAAAAAACAACAGGCCGTCTGAAAATAAAGACAGTAAAGAAAAACAAGTTGCCGAAGCAGCCGTACCGCAAGCCCCCGCTGCCGAAACCGACAGCGGCAAACCCGCCAACAAACGCGGCAAAAAACGCCAGCAGCAAGAGCGCAAACAGCCGGAAGCGGAAACAGCCGCTATCGTACCGCCCGCACCAACGGCAGAAGCCGCCGAAACCGCCAAGCCCGAGCAGCAAGAAGCACCCAAACCCAAAAACGGCAAAGCCAAATTTACCAAGCTCATTCCTTTGGTGCAGCAAGCCGTTGACAATACTGCCGACCCGCAAGGCTGGGCACGCCTAAGCGACGTATTGAAACAGCTTGCCCCCACGGTGAACCCGCACGATTACGGCTTCGACACTGACCGCGCCCTGATTCACGCCGTTTACAGCGACTGGTTGGAAATCAAAAAAGCCGGCCGCGGCGAACGCGTGCGCGTGAACAAGCGGTTTGTGAGCAAGGATTGA
- the hisG gene encoding ATP phosphoribosyltransferase, whose product MQENQLTIALSKGRIFDETLPLLAAAGIVPLEEPGSSRKLIIGTNLPNVRLVIVRASDVPTYVQYGAADFGIAGKDVLIEHGGDGLYQPLDLQIAKCRMMVAVRKGFDYAVASQPGNRLRVATKYPDIAAEHFAGKGVHVDIIKLYGSMELAPLVGLSDAIVDLVSTGGTLKANNLEAVEHIVDISSRLVVNKAALKVKHALIQPIINAFAEAVEKP is encoded by the coding sequence ATGCAAGAAAACCAACTGACCATCGCCCTTTCCAAAGGCCGTATTTTTGATGAAACCCTGCCGCTGCTGGCCGCCGCCGGCATCGTGCCGCTCGAAGAACCGGGCAGCTCGCGCAAACTGATTATCGGCACCAACCTGCCCAACGTGCGCTTGGTGATTGTGCGCGCCAGCGACGTGCCCACTTATGTGCAATACGGCGCGGCGGATTTCGGCATCGCCGGCAAAGACGTATTGATCGAGCACGGCGGCGACGGCCTGTATCAGCCGCTGGATTTGCAGATTGCCAAATGCCGCATGATGGTTGCCGTGCGCAAAGGTTTTGATTATGCCGTCGCCTCACAGCCCGGCAACCGTTTGCGCGTTGCTACTAAATACCCCGACATCGCCGCCGAACACTTCGCCGGCAAAGGCGTACATGTGGACATCATCAAACTTTACGGCTCGATGGAGCTTGCTCCGCTGGTCGGCTTGAGCGACGCGATCGTCGATTTGGTATCTACCGGCGGCACGTTGAAGGCCAACAATCTCGAAGCGGTGGAGCATATCGTGGATATTTCCAGCCGTTTGGTGGTCAACAAAGCAGCGTTGAAAGTCAAACACGCACTTATCCAGCCGATTATCAATGCGTTTGCCGAAGCGGTAGAAAAACCGTAA
- a CDS encoding SCO family protein, giving the protein MNPITRNFVLAACVLAALNACTPQENAPAASQPVPEQVSEPARASAGFHGTDMGKEDIGGNFTLTDGDGKVFNLDDLKGKTVILSFGYTHCPDVCPTELLTYSDTIKQLGGDAKDVAVVFASVDPERDTPELIGKYVKQFNPGFIGVTATEGQDLPLIKQQYRVVSAKAQQQSEKVYLVDHSAGAYLIDKNGEVAVFEPYGSTAQQIADDIRILLKS; this is encoded by the coding sequence ATGAATCCGATTACCCGAAATTTCGTGCTTGCTGCGTGCGTATTGGCTGCTTTGAATGCCTGTACGCCTCAGGAAAACGCTCCTGCGGCATCGCAACCTGTCCCCGAACAGGTTTCAGAGCCTGCCCGTGCCTCTGCGGGTTTTCACGGCACGGACATGGGCAAAGAAGATATCGGCGGTAATTTCACGCTTACCGACGGCGACGGAAAAGTGTTTAATCTCGACGATTTAAAAGGCAAAACGGTTATTCTTTCTTTCGGCTACACCCACTGCCCCGACGTATGCCCTACCGAGCTTTTAACATACAGCGACACCATCAAGCAACTGGGCGGCGATGCCAAAGATGTGGCGGTGGTTTTTGCCAGCGTCGATCCCGAGCGCGACACGCCCGAATTAATCGGCAAATACGTTAAGCAGTTTAATCCCGGCTTTATCGGCGTAACCGCAACCGAAGGGCAGGACTTACCTTTGATCAAGCAGCAATACCGTGTTGTATCGGCCAAAGCGCAGCAGCAATCTGAAAAGGTTTATCTGGTTGACCACTCTGCAGGGGCTTATCTGATTGATAAAAACGGCGAAGTGGCGGTATTTGAGCCTTACGGAAGCACGGCACAACAGATTGCAGACGATATCCGCATCTTGCTAAAATCATAA